Proteins encoded within one genomic window of Actinoplanes octamycinicus:
- a CDS encoding class I SAM-dependent methyltransferase gives MTRTQGDAVPPEASYSLDHFIGLYEAKDDPWDNATKWSDQRKYAVAMASLPRERYRRCYEPGCAVGVLSVMLADRCGEVLAVDCVEEAVVQARAATAGLPHVEVARALLPAELPDGTFDLIVVGDLLYYLSADDLQLMIDGMLARLEPGGDLLSVHFRDRDNPGNYDGFNVHARLAALPSLDRVIHHEDEWFVCDVFRKTLPGTR, from the coding sequence GTGACACGTACCCAGGGTGACGCCGTGCCGCCGGAGGCGTCCTACTCCCTCGACCACTTCATCGGTCTCTACGAGGCCAAGGACGACCCCTGGGACAACGCCACCAAGTGGAGCGACCAGCGTAAGTACGCGGTCGCGATGGCCAGCCTGCCGCGCGAGCGGTACCGCCGCTGCTACGAGCCGGGCTGCGCGGTGGGCGTGCTGAGCGTGATGCTCGCCGACCGGTGCGGCGAGGTGCTCGCGGTCGACTGCGTCGAGGAGGCGGTGGTCCAGGCCCGCGCCGCCACCGCCGGCCTGCCGCACGTCGAGGTCGCCCGCGCGCTGCTCCCGGCCGAGCTGCCGGACGGCACGTTCGACCTGATCGTCGTCGGTGACCTGCTCTACTACCTGTCCGCCGACGACCTCCAGCTGATGATCGACGGCATGCTGGCCCGCCTGGAGCCGGGCGGCGACCTGCTCTCGGTGCACTTCCGCGACCGCGACAACCCGGGCAACTACGACGGCTTCAACGTGCACGCCCGGCTCGCCGCCCTGCCGTCCCTCGACCGGGTCATCCACCACGAGGACGAATGGTTCGTCTGCGACGTCTTCCGCAAGACCCTGCCCGGTACGCGCTGA
- a CDS encoding AbfB domain-containing protein: MSEDDPRPGLRVGRWVPPYSPDGRPRETPIRPTTPPSFPPPEIPGFPAWPRSAGTARRRAALTAVAVGTLGMAAVSFLALRGGDPTAEPEFLTGTVPPAPPPAQTVIIEPTASSSPAYSFSPFGNAPTSRVRHRSKPITTSPTPRRSPAVTLTVGSTVALTVADRPGYRVRHRDFLGRVDPIGPSRDDPGRPDSSFTARTGIANSGCVSLESVNYPGYFLRHQNFEIKLQQRDRSDLFAQDATFCPIVIRSGAALTLRSINYPDLFVAEAGDRLFLREDGALALVPRAV; this comes from the coding sequence ATGTCGGAAGACGACCCCCGCCCAGGGTTGCGGGTCGGCCGCTGGGTTCCGCCGTATTCCCCCGATGGACGACCCCGGGAAACACCGATCCGGCCCACCACTCCCCCGTCATTCCCACCGCCGGAGATTCCCGGCTTTCCGGCCTGGCCCCGGAGCGCCGGCACCGCCCGGCGGCGCGCCGCACTGACCGCCGTCGCGGTGGGCACGCTGGGCATGGCCGCGGTCTCCTTCCTGGCTCTCCGGGGTGGCGACCCGACCGCCGAGCCGGAGTTCCTGACCGGCACGGTGCCGCCGGCGCCGCCGCCCGCACAGACCGTGATCATCGAGCCGACTGCCAGCTCAAGCCCCGCTTACAGCTTCTCTCCATTTGGGAACGCTCCCACTTCGCGGGTGCGCCACCGATCGAAGCCGATCACCACCTCACCCACTCCCCGACGGAGCCCGGCGGTCACGCTGACCGTCGGCTCCACGGTCGCGCTGACCGTCGCCGACCGCCCCGGCTATCGAGTCCGGCATCGTGACTTCCTCGGCCGCGTCGACCCGATCGGACCGAGTCGCGACGACCCCGGCCGACCCGACTCCAGCTTCACCGCGCGTACCGGAATAGCAAATTCCGGATGCGTATCCCTGGAATCTGTAAACTATCCTGGCTATTTCTTGCGACACCAGAACTTCGAAATCAAACTCCAGCAACGGGACCGGTCGGATCTGTTCGCGCAGGACGCCACTTTCTGCCCGATCGTCATTCGTTCCGGAGCCGCACTCACGTTACGGTCCATCAATTATCCGGACCTGTTCGTGGCCGAGGCGGGCGATCGCCTGTTCCTCCGCGAGGACGGGGCACTGGCCCTGGTGCCGCGCGCCGTCTGA